TAACTTTATGCAGGAATGTATCAAAAGTTCTGAATAGTGCGATGGACTTATTAGGTATAGAAATGCCGGAAAGAATGTAATTTAATTGAAAATATAAATAGACTTATGTCAGAAGAAAAAAAACAATCACTAAATTTTATAGAGCAAATAATTGAAGATGACATCAAATCCGGAAAACATGATGGCCGTATTCTGACACGTTTTCCCCCTGAACCGAATGGATACTTACATATTGGCCATGCCAAAGCTATTTGTGTCAATTTTGAAATCGCAGCAAAATACGGTGGAAAAACCAATCTTAGATTTGATGACACCAATCCATCCACAGAAGAGACGGAATATGTCGAAAGTATTAAAAAAGATATCAGTTGGTTGGGTTTTCAATGGAATGGACCGGAACTGTATGCTTCAGATTACTTTGATCAGTTATACGAGTATGCAATAACTTTAATCATAAAAGGCCTTGCGTATGTTGATGATTCAACCCCTGATGAAATAGCCGGTATGAAAGGCACTCCATCTGTACCCGGCAAAGATAGCCCTTTTAAAGGCCGATCAGTAGAAGAAAATCTCGAACTCTTTGAAAAAATGAAAAACGGTGAATTTTCAGACGGAAGCAGAGTATTACGGGCCAATGTGGATATGACATCACCCAATATGTTAATGAGAGATCCGATCATTTACAGAATAAAAAAGGAACATCATCACAGAACTGGTAACAAATGGAATATTTATCCTATGTATGATTTTGCACACGGTCAGTCAGATTCCATAGAAGGCATTACACACTCATTATGTTCACTCGAGTTTATACACCATAGACCACTATATGATTGGTTTATCGAAAAATTAGAGATTTTTCCATCCAAACAGTTTGAATTTGCACGCATGAATGTGGAATATATGATTACATCCAAGCGAAAACTTCTGAAATTGGTGCAGGACGGTCTTGTGTCAGGATGGGATGATCCCCGAATGCCAACAATATCAGGTATGCGGAGACGTGGTTTTCCACCAATGGCTATCAGAACTTTTTGTGAAAAAGCAGGCGTGGCTAAAAGAGAAAATACAATTGAAATTTCATTGCTTGAGTCCTGTGTCCGTGATGAATTAAACAAATCATCATTACGGGCTATGGTTGTAATGGATCCTGTAAAAGTGGTAATCACAAATTATCCGGAAGGGAAATCTGAAATTTTGACCGCTGAAAATAATCCCGAACAACCTGATGCAGGATCCAGAGAAATCCCTTTTGGTAATGTAATTTATATTGAAAGGGACGATTTTATGGAAGATGCTCCTCCGAAGTATTTCAGAATGACACCCGGGTCGGATGTCAGATTGAAGTATGCTTATATATTGCATTGTACCAAAGTAGATAAAGATGAACTTGGAAATATTCAATGTATCTATGCAACTTATTATCCGGATAGCCGTAGTGGTGAAGACACTTCAGGTATAAAACCAAAAGGTACATTGCATTGGGTAAGTGAAACGGGTGCATTGCCATGTGAAATTAGAATTTATGACAGACTTTTTACTGTATCAGATCCCACAGAAGATGAAAATGTTGATTTTCTTAATTTCTACAACCCCGAGTCAATGAAAGTAAATAAAATTGCTTTAATGGAATCATTTTTACAAACAGCACATCCGGGAACTCAATTTCAATTTTTACGGCAAGGGTATTATTGTGTTGATATTGAAAGTACACCTGAAATAACGATTTTTAATAAGACTGTCGGTTTAAAAGATTCATGGACCAAAGAAGTTAAAAAGTAACTTTTTCATTACTTCAAGTCTGATAAAATTAAGGGCCTGTTGATACTTTCTTCGAGAGAAATAAAAGTTTCGGTACGTTGGATGCCTTTAATGTTTTGGAGTTTCTTTGATAATACTTCTCTGAGATGCTCAGTGTCTCTGCAAATTATTTTTGCAAATATACTATAGACGCCGGTGGTATAATGAGCATCCACTACTTCGGGAATTTTACTGAGTTCAGCTTTTACGTTCTCATACATGTTTGATTTTTCAAGATAAATACCTAAAAAAGCACAAATGTCAAAACCCAATGCAGCATAATCCAGATCAGCATTGATACCTTTAATTAGCTTGGCATCAGTCAGTTTTTTAACTCTTGCATGAACAGTGCCTGGAGAAACAAACAGCATTTTACCTATCTCTGCATAGGATAATCTTGCATCTTTAGCCAGAATGGACAATATTTTAGAATCAGTTTCGTCAAGATCCTGAATTTTTTTTCTACTCATTTTGAAATTTTGTGAATATTCAATTACAAAGGAAGTTACCGAAAATTATTTTATTTGCAAATTAAATCATTTTTGGCAAGAATTTGGTTATATAACCTAAATATCAATAATGAGATTCGTCGTGAGACCTTCAAATACAACCTGCCCGCTTCGAAGAAGGCAGGTTATATAAGTACTTTTGGTGATAAATAATAGCCAATGATAAGGTATGAAGCCAAAAGTAATCCGCTTGAAGCGGAGTCTGATTTTGAAGTAGTTGGAGGGCGTAATAGATTAACATTATAGTTTTTTAGGTATTATCTAAGTACAGTAAAAAATCAATTAGTTGAGTCCGGAAAATAACGATAAGCTAAAAGTCCTGCAACCCTTATTATTGTCAGCAATGATGGCAATAGGTATTATGTTGGGATTTAAAATGAATGATAACAAAGATTATTCTCTGATTGAAGAGGTAGATTTTGTGGGTGGGCCTCGATTGACAGGAAGGGTAGAGGAATTAATCAGATTTGTTGAAACAAGATATGTAGATAAGATAAATAGTGAAGAGCTTTTGGACGAAGCTCTTAATTCAGTATTCACAAAGTTAGACCCTCATTCCGTTTATCTCTCACCTGCCGAACTATCTGATGTTAATGATCAGATGAACGGTTCGTATTATGGGATTGGCATTGAGACTTTTCTCATCCGGGATACTGTGAATGTTTGTGGTGTATTGCCTGACAGCCCTGCATTTAAAAGTGGAATCAGACTATTTGACAAAATAATTGCGATAGATGATTCGATTGTCGCAGGTAAAAAAATGGAATTTTCCCTGATAAGAAATATGTTGCGTAAGGAAGAGAACGAAAAACTGAAACTTCAGATACTTAGAGATGGAAAACTTTCAGATTTGTTACTGAATCCGGAAAATATTCCCATCAGTACCGTGAGTCTCGCGTTTAAACAAAATGATTCAATAGCTTATATAAAAATTGACAGATTTGGCAGCCAAACATACAAAGAATTTATGGAAGCTGTCGAACAGCTCTTCAGTGTAGAAAAAGCCAAACATCTTATTCTTGATCTCCGGGGCAATCCAGGAGGATATCTGCCGGAAGCAACCAACTTATTATGCCAGATTTTTGAAGAAAAAGAAAGACTATTGGTTTATACAGAAGGCCGAAACAATAAAAGAAATGAGTATAAATCTACAGGGAAAAGATTTTTTGAAATAAATAAAGTTGCAGTTCTAATTGATGAAAACTCTGCATCTGCTTCTGAAATTGTGGCCGGAGCTATTCAGGATTGGGATCGGGGAGTTATTGTCGGACGCAGATCTTTTGGTAAAGGGCTAGTACAGGAACAATATGATTTGAATAATGGGGGAGCAGTGAGATTGACAGTAGCCAGATATTACACTCCGAGTGGACGTTCGTTGCAAAGGGACTATATTGACCGGGTCGCATATGATGATGATATTTATGATAGGTTCAGGAATGGTCAGTTGTATTACAATGATCAGCCGCAGGAATTGGATTCCAGTTCCTATATTACAAAGATATTAAGCAGAAAACTACTTGCTTCAGGAGGTGTGTTTCCGGACATCTTTATTCCTTTGGACACCTTTTATAAGGATGAAGTTTTTTTGGAAGCGGATGCTTATTTGTCGGAATTTATTTTTGACTTATTATCTAAAAAAGAATTGCCGTTGGCTTCAGACGCGTCAGCAGTTCAGAATGCTATTATTCCAGATAACTTCATGCCACGGCTTAAAAAATATGCCGGAATTTCTATAGCCGGAAAATTTGAAGATTTTTGGCTAAAATCACTCAAACCTGCCATTTTTACTAATATCGCAAAATTTTCATTAGGTAAAAAAGAATCTGCATTAGTTGGCAATAAGTACGACCCCTTCATTATGGAAGCAATTTCATTTATAAATTCCGAAAAAAAACTGACAGATCTCTGATTTTTACTTTTTATTTTAAGTGAAATTTTCAGAAGCTGAAATACTTCAGCTTGCTTCTGGATTCAGGTCTTGTTAATTAATGTGTTAATTACTTCGAGA
The genomic region above belongs to Saprospiraceae bacterium and contains:
- a CDS encoding glutamine--tRNA ligase/YqeY domain fusion protein: MSEEKKQSLNFIEQIIEDDIKSGKHDGRILTRFPPEPNGYLHIGHAKAICVNFEIAAKYGGKTNLRFDDTNPSTEETEYVESIKKDISWLGFQWNGPELYASDYFDQLYEYAITLIIKGLAYVDDSTPDEIAGMKGTPSVPGKDSPFKGRSVEENLELFEKMKNGEFSDGSRVLRANVDMTSPNMLMRDPIIYRIKKEHHHRTGNKWNIYPMYDFAHGQSDSIEGITHSLCSLEFIHHRPLYDWFIEKLEIFPSKQFEFARMNVEYMITSKRKLLKLVQDGLVSGWDDPRMPTISGMRRRGFPPMAIRTFCEKAGVAKRENTIEISLLESCVRDELNKSSLRAMVVMDPVKVVITNYPEGKSEILTAENNPEQPDAGSREIPFGNVIYIERDDFMEDAPPKYFRMTPGSDVRLKYAYILHCTKVDKDELGNIQCIYATYYPDSRSGEDTSGIKPKGTLHWVSETGALPCEIRIYDRLFTVSDPTEDENVDFLNFYNPESMKVNKIALMESFLQTAHPGTQFQFLRQGYYCVDIESTPEITIFNKTVGLKDSWTKEVKK
- a CDS encoding Lrp/AsnC ligand binding domain-containing protein, which encodes MSRKKIQDLDETDSKILSILAKDARLSYAEIGKMLFVSPGTVHARVKKLTDAKLIKGINADLDYAALGFDICAFLGIYLEKSNMYENVKAELSKIPEVVDAHYTTGVYSIFAKIICRDTEHLREVLSKKLQNIKGIQRTETFISLEESINRPLILSDLK
- a CDS encoding S41 family peptidase, encoding MSPENNDKLKVLQPLLLSAMMAIGIMLGFKMNDNKDYSLIEEVDFVGGPRLTGRVEELIRFVETRYVDKINSEELLDEALNSVFTKLDPHSVYLSPAELSDVNDQMNGSYYGIGIETFLIRDTVNVCGVLPDSPAFKSGIRLFDKIIAIDDSIVAGKKMEFSLIRNMLRKEENEKLKLQILRDGKLSDLLLNPENIPISTVSLAFKQNDSIAYIKIDRFGSQTYKEFMEAVEQLFSVEKAKHLILDLRGNPGGYLPEATNLLCQIFEEKERLLVYTEGRNNKRNEYKSTGKRFFEINKVAVLIDENSASASEIVAGAIQDWDRGVIVGRRSFGKGLVQEQYDLNNGGAVRLTVARYYTPSGRSLQRDYIDRVAYDDDIYDRFRNGQLYYNDQPQELDSSSYITKILSRKLLASGGVFPDIFIPLDTFYKDEVFLEADAYLSEFIFDLLSKKELPLASDASAVQNAIIPDNFMPRLKKYAGISIAGKFEDFWLKSLKPAIFTNIAKFSLGKKESALVGNKYDPFIMEAISFINSEKKLTDL